The sequence AATCATCTTACTGAAAATTATGAAAGTATTATATTTGAAAATATAGTAGAAATTCCGAATTATCAAAGAAATTTTATTGCTAAACTTGTGAAGTCAACCGAATCCGTGATTTTTTCTTATTACCAACCTGACTGTTTTTCCATTGATACACAGAAATTAATAATAAATGATACTTTTAATTTTCTAAAAAAAATAATAAACTGGGAAATAGAAAAAATTGATGGTGAAAAATATGAACCAGAAATTGAATGTTTTAATTATCCCACAAAAGAAGAAGAAATTAAAGGTATTATCAACTTAATAGAGAGAGAATTTAAAAATAATAAAGAAATAGGTCTTGACGATTTTCTTATAACCTGTCCTGATATGTTAAATTATAGAAATTATATAAAAAGGATATTTTCCAGATTCAATTTACCTGTTGAATTAATTCCCGGGTATTCCTTTATTATTGAACCTTCAATTTCTCCTCTTCTTGAATTTTTCACTCTCGCTGAAACATACGAATGGAATACTTTAATGAATATTCTAACCTCCCCTTATTTTTCAAAAATAAACCAAAATGAAGTTGAAAACTTTTCAGAAAAAATAAGAGAAGAATATGAAAATATAGGTTTTTATAAAGAAAATTTTGATTTTGAAAAAATAAATTATAAAAGTATTGAAATATTAAAAGAGTGTACAAATTTAATAAAAAAAGAAATGACTATCTCTGAATGGAAAGATACTTTAGAAAAAATTATAGAAATGACCGGATGGCATACTTCTGAACCTGAAATAAAAATTGAGTTTGAAAAATTAATTGATAAAATGAATGGTTCATATCTTTTGAAAAAGGAAGAATTCATAAATTTATTAAAAAAATTACTGGAAATGATAGAAATAGAAGAAGGAAAAGGTATGGGAATTAGAGTCAGTGGAATAATGGAAAGTCTGGGTATTGAAAAAAAAATTTGTTTTTTCTGTGGTGCAACAGAAGAAAATTTTCCCAATGCACCTAAAATTGAAGAGTTTTTACTACCTGATAAAGTAAAAAAAGAACTTGGACTTGAATATTTTGAAAAAAGAATAGCAAGAGATAGATGTGATTTTTACAGAATCAGAAATGAACATGAAAAAGTAATTTTCACTTTTCCATCAAGGGTTGAAAATCAACTTCAAATGAAATCAATTTTTATTTTTGATATCAGCCCAAAAGAAGAAATAACAAAAGAATTTTCTATTGATTCAAAAAAAATATTTGATATTAAAATAGATATAAGCAAATTTAAGAAAAAATACATCCAAAATGGAAAGTTAAATATTGGAGTTTCAGATTTGGAATTATTACTTAAATGTCCTTATAAATTTTACTTGCAGAAGGTGGAAGAAATTAAACCATATAGAATTCCTGAAATAAGAGAAATTCCAGATATGTGGGGAAAAATAATTCATGAAAGTATTAAAGAAACTTTTGAGAAAGAAAAATACATAAATGTTGAAAAAATTAAAGAGTACAAAGATATATTTGAAACTTTACTTAATAAAAAAGCAGATGAATATTTGAGAAAAAACAAAATTTCCAGTATTTATAGAAATATAGTCAAATTGAGACAAGATGAAGTTTTAAAAAAATTTGAAAAAATAATTAAAAACTTTTCTGGAATGGTTTTACTGGATTTTGAAAAAGATATTAAATTTGAAAATGAAAAATTAATAAAGGATTTGATTATTAAAGGAAGAATAGATATACTTGCAAAGATGGATGATAAACTCACAATAATTGATATAAAAACGGGTACTTCCTGGAATTGTTCCTATACAGAAAATGATTTTTTCAAACAATGTAATATTCAGATACCATTATACGCATGGATATATTCAACCACCAACAACATTTCTTATAAGAATATCAAAGGTATGGTATGTAATTTTAGTTTTATTGAAAATGAAAAAGAAAGTGAAATAATCACAATCTATGATTTTTCAACAAAGAAATTCAATTATATTGAAAAAATAAGTGAATTTTTAAATGATATAAAGGAAGAAATATTACAGGATAAGTTCTCTTTTTTGAAAGTAAATAATGAATCAGAATGTTTTATATGTAATTATAAGGAGTTATGTATATATGAAAAATAAAATACCATTTGAAGCAATTATCAATGAAGCGTCTGCAGGAACAGGAAAAACCTACTCTATAATAAAAGATATTCTTAAACTGAAAGAATATTATGGTTCTTATAAATTTTTAAATAAAATCATAGGAATTACTTTTTCTGAGAATGCAGCGATAGAATTAAAGGAAAGATTGATTAAAGAAATATTTGATAGAGAATATGAAAGATTATCAGATGAGGAAAAAATTGAACTTGAAAATATACTTCTAAGATTAAATTTCTCTACCATCCATTCTTTTGCAAAAAAAATTTTAAAAAGATTTGCCTTTATCTTGCATATAGACCCTTTTTTTAAGATAATTGAAGAAAAAGAGAGTGACATACTTTTTTCAGAGGCATTAAGTAAAACATTTTTAGATTCTGAAGAAACAAATATTTTTTATAAAATTTTAAAAGAATTAAAACTGAATCAATTTTCCCAAGTTGTTTCTGA comes from bacterium and encodes:
- a CDS encoding PD-(D/E)XK nuclease family protein, yielding KIFLLPLNLKNKTKFLLSQIDKLNLANNFIYITSNFCKVQDFKLNFYNYFKNSALPFSFTLKSFASKIISEKSSKKIISDVERFLIIIDIIKKEKKEKFYGYTDEGFAKIVLNFIKELKISSIQKVKLSEVKNIISGFPFKFENHKKNIELALNLFEEYENYLYKRNLIDIEDIYDEATNHLTENYESIIFENIVEIPNYQRNFIAKLVKSTESVIFSYYQPDCFSIDTQKLIINDTFNFLKKIINWEIEKIDGEKYEPEIECFNYPTKEEEIKGIINLIEREFKNNKEIGLDDFLITCPDMLNYRNYIKRIFSRFNLPVELIPGYSFIIEPSISPLLEFFTLAETYEWNTLMNILTSPYFSKINQNEVENFSEKIREEYENIGFYKENFDFEKINYKSIEILKECTNLIKKEMTISEWKDTLEKIIEMTGWHTSEPEIKIEFEKLIDKMNGSYLLKKEEFINLLKKLLEMIEIEEGKGMGIRVSGIMESLGIEKKICFFCGATEENFPNAPKIEEFLLPDKVKKELGLEYFEKRIARDRCDFYRIRNEHEKVIFTFPSRVENQLQMKSIFIFDISPKEEITKEFSIDSKKIFDIKIDISKFKKKYIQNGKLNIGVSDLELLLKCPYKFYLQKVEEIKPYRIPEIREIPDMWGKIIHESIKETFEKEKYINVEKIKEYKDIFETLLNKKADEYLRKNKISSIYRNIVKLRQDEVLKKFEKIIKNFSGMVLLDFEKDIKFENEKLIKDLIIKGRIDILAKMDDKLTIIDIKTGTSWNCSYTENDFFKQCNIQIPLYAWIYSTTNNISYKNIKGMVCNFSFIENEKESEIITIYDFSTKKFNYIEKISEFLNDIKEEILQDKFSFLKVNNESECFICNYKELCIYEK